The following are encoded in a window of Saccharothrix longispora genomic DNA:
- a CDS encoding carboxylate-amine ligase, whose amino-acid sequence MSKATTMPLPRPVSDLPLSVGVEEEFLLVDPGTGALRPIAGAVLDGAGGELDLQPEITAFQVESATAVCRTMAEVREQLSAARRELAELAARHGARVVATGTPVLRERRPPPLTEGERYRAIATGFGSLVDSLTICGCHVHIGIPDRETGLLICNHLRQWLPVLLAVSSNSPFGEGRDTGYASWRYLLWSPWPSAGAPPWFSSVEDYRSGTRSLLESGAALDEAMVYWDVRLSAKHPTVELRVCDVAATVDEAVLLAALVRAVAAMAVAGAPAFPVSDRALRTALWRSARDGLAGAGFDPRSGRLVPAADLVRGLVDRVRPALRAAGDEELVVDGVERLLVDGTGAARQRRAFARRGEISDVVSFLVEQTLR is encoded by the coding sequence GTGAGCAAGGCGACCACCATGCCGCTCCCGCGTCCGGTGTCGGACCTGCCCCTGTCGGTGGGCGTGGAGGAGGAGTTCCTGCTGGTCGACCCGGGCACGGGCGCGTTGCGGCCGATCGCGGGGGCGGTGCTGGACGGGGCGGGCGGGGAGCTTGACCTCCAGCCCGAGATAACGGCGTTCCAGGTGGAGAGCGCCACGGCGGTGTGCCGGACCATGGCGGAGGTGCGCGAGCAGCTGTCGGCGGCGCGGCGGGAGCTGGCGGAGCTGGCGGCGCGGCACGGGGCGCGGGTGGTGGCGACGGGCACGCCGGTGCTGCGGGAGCGGAGGCCGCCGCCGTTGACCGAGGGCGAGCGGTACCGGGCGATCGCGACGGGGTTCGGGTCGCTGGTGGACTCCCTGACGATCTGCGGGTGCCACGTGCACATCGGCATCCCGGACCGGGAGACGGGTCTGCTGATCTGCAACCACCTGCGGCAGTGGCTGCCGGTGCTGCTGGCGGTGAGCTCGAACTCGCCGTTCGGGGAGGGGCGGGACACCGGGTACGCGAGCTGGCGGTACCTGCTGTGGAGTCCGTGGCCGTCGGCGGGCGCGCCGCCGTGGTTCTCGTCGGTGGAGGACTACCGGTCGGGCACGCGGTCGTTGCTGGAGTCGGGGGCGGCGCTGGACGAGGCGATGGTCTACTGGGACGTCCGGTTGTCGGCGAAGCACCCGACGGTGGAGCTGCGGGTGTGCGACGTGGCGGCGACGGTGGACGAGGCGGTGCTGCTGGCGGCCCTGGTGCGGGCGGTCGCGGCGATGGCGGTGGCGGGTGCGCCCGCGTTCCCCGTGTCGGACCGGGCGTTGCGGACGGCGCTGTGGCGGTCGGCGCGGGACGGTTTGGCGGGGGCGGGCTTCGACCCGCGCAGCGGCCGGTTGGTGCCGGCTGCGGACCTGGTGCGGGGGTTGGTGGACCGGGTGCGGCCGGCGTTGCGGGCGGCGGGCGACGAGGAGCTGGTGGTGGACGGGGTGGAGCGGTTGCTGGTGGACGGCACGGGGGCGGCGCGCCAGCGGCGGGCGTTCGCGCGGCGCGGGGAGATCTCGGACGTGGTGTCGTTCCTGGTGGAGCAGACCCTGCGCTGA
- a CDS encoding metal-sulfur cluster assembly factor — MSSTEEDVVRGVEGMPEPPAPKAEVAALDDVEEAMRDVVDPELGINVVDLGLVYDIRVDEDNVAVIDMTLTSAACPLTDVIEDQTRSALVGGGGGGIVDDFRINWVWMPPWGPEKITDDGREQLRALGFTV; from the coding sequence ATGAGCAGCACCGAGGAGGACGTCGTGCGCGGCGTCGAGGGCATGCCCGAACCGCCCGCGCCGAAGGCCGAGGTGGCCGCCCTGGACGACGTCGAGGAGGCCATGCGCGACGTCGTCGACCCGGAACTGGGCATCAACGTCGTGGACCTGGGCCTGGTGTACGACATCCGGGTCGACGAGGACAACGTGGCCGTCATCGACATGACCCTGACCTCCGCGGCGTGCCCGCTGACGGACGTCATCGAGGACCAGACCAGGTCCGCCCTGGTCGGCGGTGGCGGCGGCGGCATCGTCGACGACTTCCGCATCAACTGGGTCTGGATGCCGCCGTGGGGCCCGGAGAAGATCACGGACGACGGGCGCGAGCAGCTGCGCGCCCTCGGCTTCACCGTCTGA
- the sufU gene encoding Fe-S cluster assembly sulfur transfer protein SufU: MQLQQMYQEIILDHYKNPHGRGLRDPFDAESHQINPTCGDEVTLRVRLDGGTVADVSYDGQGCSISQASTSVLTDLVVGKPVVEAFEKMDAFVELMQGRGKVEPDEDVLEDGIAFAGVAKYPARVKCALLGWMAFKDAVARSEGANP, translated from the coding sequence ATGCAGCTCCAGCAGATGTACCAGGAGATCATCCTGGACCACTACAAGAACCCCCACGGCCGCGGCCTGCGCGACCCGTTCGACGCCGAGTCGCACCAGATCAACCCGACGTGCGGCGACGAGGTGACGCTGCGGGTCAGGCTGGACGGCGGCACGGTCGCCGACGTGTCCTACGACGGCCAGGGCTGCTCCATCAGCCAGGCGTCCACGTCGGTGCTCACCGACCTCGTGGTCGGCAAGCCGGTGGTCGAGGCGTTCGAGAAGATGGACGCCTTCGTCGAGCTGATGCAGGGCCGCGGCAAGGTCGAACCGGACGAGGACGTCCTGGAGGACGGCATCGCGTTCGCGGGCGTGGCGAAGTACCCGGCGCGCGTCAAGTGCGCGCTGCTGGGCTGGATGGCTTTCAAGGACGCCGTGGCGCGCAGCGAGGGAGCGAACCCATGA
- a CDS encoding cysteine desulfurase: MTTTTAAPLDVAAVRADFPILGRTVREGKRLVYLDSGATSQRPRQVLDAERAFLETANAAVHRGAHQLAEEATDAYEGARQKIADFVGVDPGEVVFTKNATEGVNLVAYAMGNAATAGPEAERFRVGPGDEIVVTEMEHHANLVPWQQLAARTGATLRWFGVTDEGRLDLSDIDSLVNERTKVVAFTHQSNVLGTVNPVATLVEAARRVGALTVLDACQSVPHAPVDLHALGVDFAVFSGHKMLGPSGIGVLYGRRELLEALPPFLTGGSMIEMVQMARSTFAPPPARFEAGVPMTSQAVALGTAVDYLDGIGMHRVAAHEHQLTEAALRGLSAIPGVRVVGPLVTVDRGGAVSFVVDGVHAHDAGQVLDSLGVAVRVGHHCAWPLHRRMDAAATVRASFYLYNTLDEVDALVAAVREAQKFFGVA, translated from the coding sequence GTGACCACCACCACCGCAGCTCCACTGGACGTCGCTGCCGTCCGGGCGGACTTCCCGATCCTGGGCCGCACCGTGCGGGAGGGCAAGCGGCTGGTCTACCTGGACTCCGGCGCCACCTCGCAGCGCCCGAGGCAGGTCCTCGACGCCGAGCGCGCGTTCCTGGAGACCGCCAACGCCGCCGTGCACCGCGGCGCGCACCAGCTGGCCGAAGAGGCCACCGACGCCTACGAGGGCGCCCGGCAGAAGATCGCCGACTTCGTGGGCGTCGACCCCGGCGAGGTCGTGTTCACCAAGAACGCGACCGAGGGCGTCAACCTCGTCGCGTACGCGATGGGCAACGCCGCCACCGCCGGTCCCGAGGCGGAGCGCTTCCGCGTCGGCCCCGGCGACGAGATCGTGGTCACCGAGATGGAGCACCACGCCAACCTCGTGCCGTGGCAGCAGCTCGCCGCCCGCACCGGCGCCACGCTGCGCTGGTTCGGCGTCACCGACGAGGGCCGCCTGGACCTGTCGGACATCGACTCGCTGGTCAACGAGCGCACCAAGGTCGTCGCGTTCACCCACCAGTCGAACGTGCTCGGCACGGTCAACCCGGTGGCCACGCTGGTCGAGGCCGCCCGCCGGGTCGGCGCGCTCACCGTGCTCGACGCGTGCCAGTCCGTCCCGCACGCCCCGGTCGACCTCCACGCCCTCGGCGTGGACTTCGCGGTGTTCTCCGGCCACAAGATGCTCGGCCCGTCCGGCATCGGCGTGCTCTACGGCCGCCGCGAGCTGCTGGAGGCGCTGCCCCCGTTCCTCACCGGCGGCTCGATGATCGAGATGGTCCAGATGGCCCGCTCGACCTTCGCGCCCCCGCCCGCCCGCTTCGAGGCCGGCGTGCCGATGACCTCGCAGGCGGTCGCCCTGGGCACGGCGGTGGACTACCTCGACGGCATCGGCATGCACCGCGTCGCCGCCCACGAGCACCAGCTCACCGAGGCCGCCCTCCGGGGCCTCTCGGCGATCCCCGGCGTCCGCGTCGTCGGCCCGCTGGTCACGGTGGACCGCGGCGGCGCCGTGTCGTTCGTCGTCGACGGCGTCCACGCCCACGACGCGGGCCAGGTGCTCGACAGCCTCGGCGTCGCCGTGCGCGTCGGCCACCACTGCGCGTGGCCGCTGCACCGCCGGATGGACGCCGCGGCGACCGTCCGCGCCAGCTTCTACCTGTACAACACCCTCGACGAGGTGGACGCCCTGGTGGCCGCCGTGCGCGAGGCGCAGAAGTTCTTCGGGGTGGCCTGA
- the sufC gene encoding Fe-S cluster assembly ATPase SufC: MATLEIKDLHVSVDTEEGAKEILKGVDLTIKAGETHAIMGPNGSGKSTLSYAIAGHPKYRITSGSVLLDGEDVLGMTVDERARAGLFLAMQYPVEVPGVSMTNFLRTAATAVRGEAPNLRHWVKEVKGAMADLDIDPSFGERSVNEGFSGGEKKRHEILQLGLLKPKVAILDETDSGLDVDALRVVSQGVNRYKESGEVGVMLITHYTRILKYISPDFVHVFANGRIAESGGPELADQLEAEGYVKYIGKQEAAKVG, translated from the coding sequence ATGGCCACTCTGGAGATCAAGGACCTGCACGTCTCGGTCGACACCGAGGAAGGTGCCAAGGAGATCCTCAAGGGCGTCGACCTGACCATCAAGGCCGGCGAGACGCACGCCATCATGGGGCCCAACGGCTCCGGCAAGTCGACCCTGTCCTACGCCATCGCGGGCCACCCCAAGTACCGGATCACCTCCGGCAGCGTGCTGCTGGACGGCGAGGACGTGCTGGGGATGACCGTCGACGAGCGCGCCCGCGCGGGCCTGTTCCTCGCCATGCAGTACCCGGTCGAGGTCCCCGGCGTCTCGATGACGAACTTCCTGCGCACCGCCGCCACCGCCGTGCGCGGCGAGGCCCCGAACCTCCGCCACTGGGTCAAGGAGGTCAAGGGCGCGATGGCCGACCTGGACATCGACCCGTCCTTCGGCGAGCGCTCCGTCAACGAGGGCTTCTCCGGCGGCGAGAAGAAGCGCCACGAGATCCTCCAGCTCGGCCTGCTCAAGCCGAAGGTCGCGATCCTCGACGAGACCGACTCCGGCCTCGACGTCGACGCGCTGCGCGTCGTCTCCCAGGGCGTGAACCGGTACAAGGAGAGCGGCGAGGTCGGCGTCATGCTGATCACGCACTACACCCGCATCCTCAAGTACATCTCGCCCGACTTCGTGCACGTCTTCGCGAACGGCCGCATCGCCGAGTCCGGCGGCCCCGAGCTGGCCGACCAGCTGGAGGCCGAGGGTTACGTGAAGTACATCGGGAAGCAGGAAGCCGCCAAGGTCGGCTGA
- a CDS encoding non-heme iron oxygenase ferredoxin subunit, producing the protein MLRVCSVTDLDDRKPVAFEVGDEPTPVLLVRDGDTVHALRDLCTHAEVALSEGEVTRKGVECWLHGSCFDLRTGRPSSPPATEPVDVFAVELRGDDVYVDVATTTN; encoded by the coding sequence ATGCTCCGGGTGTGCTCCGTCACCGACCTCGACGACCGCAAGCCGGTCGCGTTCGAGGTCGGCGACGAGCCCACCCCCGTCCTGCTCGTCCGCGACGGCGACACCGTCCACGCGCTGCGCGACCTCTGCACCCACGCCGAGGTCGCGCTCAGCGAGGGCGAGGTGACGCGCAAGGGCGTCGAGTGCTGGCTGCACGGGTCGTGCTTCGACCTGCGCACCGGCCGCCCGTCCTCGCCGCCGGCCACCGAACCGGTCGACGTGTTCGCCGTCGAACTCCGCGGTGACGACGTGTACGTCGACGTCGCCACCACCACGAACTGA
- the sufD gene encoding Fe-S cluster assembly protein SufD, with protein MAVTTEDQHGLTAHSHGAGAPVSSRADHFASFDVDAFEVPGGREEIWRFTPMKRLAGLHDGAPATGAATVDVRAPGGVAAGTATRGDARLGVAGTPGDRIAAQAWNSFTEATVITLPGDAKSEPTTVTVTGPGRGQVAYGHLQVNAEPFAEGVVVLDHRGSGAYADNVEFVVGDGAHLTVVAIQDWADDAVHVSAHHAKLGRDASFRHTVITLGGDLVRLTPVVTYTGRGGDAELLGLYFADAGQHLEHRTFVDHAVSNCRSNVVYKGALQGEGAHTVWIGDVLIRAAAEGTETFELNRNLVLTDGARADSVPNLEIETGEIEGAGHASATGRFDDEQLFYLQARGIPEDQARRLVVRGFFHEILLKITVPEVRERLEAAIEAELEAVGA; from the coding sequence ATGGCCGTCACCACCGAAGACCAGCACGGCCTGACGGCCCACTCGCACGGCGCGGGTGCCCCCGTCTCGTCCCGGGCCGACCACTTCGCGTCGTTCGACGTGGACGCCTTCGAGGTGCCCGGGGGGCGCGAGGAGATCTGGCGCTTCACCCCCATGAAGCGCCTGGCCGGCCTGCACGACGGCGCGCCCGCCACCGGCGCGGCCACCGTCGACGTGCGGGCCCCCGGCGGCGTCGCCGCCGGGACGGCCACCCGCGGCGACGCGCGCCTCGGCGTGGCCGGCACCCCCGGCGACCGCATCGCCGCCCAGGCGTGGAACTCGTTCACCGAGGCCACCGTGATCACCCTCCCCGGTGACGCGAAGTCCGAGCCGACCACCGTCACGGTGACCGGCCCGGGCCGGGGCCAGGTCGCCTACGGCCACCTCCAGGTGAACGCCGAGCCGTTCGCCGAGGGCGTCGTCGTCCTCGACCACCGCGGCTCCGGCGCCTACGCCGACAACGTCGAGTTCGTCGTCGGCGACGGCGCGCACCTCACCGTCGTCGCCATCCAGGACTGGGCCGACGACGCGGTGCACGTCTCCGCGCACCACGCCAAGCTGGGCCGCGACGCCTCGTTCAGGCACACCGTCATCACCCTCGGCGGCGACCTCGTCCGGCTCACCCCGGTGGTCACCTACACCGGGCGCGGCGGCGACGCCGAACTGCTCGGCCTGTACTTCGCCGACGCGGGCCAGCACCTGGAGCACCGCACCTTCGTCGACCACGCGGTGTCCAACTGCCGCAGCAACGTGGTCTACAAGGGCGCGCTCCAGGGCGAGGGCGCGCACACCGTGTGGATCGGCGACGTCCTGATCCGCGCCGCGGCCGAGGGCACCGAGACCTTCGAGCTCAACCGCAACCTGGTGCTCACCGACGGCGCGCGCGCCGACTCCGTGCCCAACCTGGAGATCGAGACCGGCGAGATCGAGGGCGCGGGCCACGCCAGCGCCACCGGCCGGTTCGACGACGAGCAGCTGTTCTACCTCCAGGCCCGCGGCATCCCGGAGGACCAGGCCCGCCGCCTCGTCGTGCGCGGCTTCTTCCACGAGATCCTGCTCAAGATCACCGTTCCCGAGGTGCGCGAGCGCCTCGAAGCCGCCATCGAGGCGGAACTGGAAGCGGTGGGGGCCTGA
- the sufB gene encoding Fe-S cluster assembly protein SufB: protein MTAAAEQRTTTAPLSQEETLASIGNYEFGWSDSDAAGASARRGLNEDVVRDISGKKNEPEWMLDFRLKALRLFDRKPMPTWGSDLSGIDFDNIKYFVRSTEKQAATWEDLPDEIKNTYDRLGIPEAEKQRLVSGVAAQYESEVVYHKIREDLEEQGVVFLDTDTALREHPELFKEYFGSVIPSGDNKFSALNSAVWSGGSFIYVPKGVHVDIPLQAYFRINTENMGQFERTLIIVDEGAYVHYVEGCTAPIYSSDSLHSAVVEIIVKKGGRCRYTTIQNWSNNVYNLVTKRAKAEEGATMEWIDGNIGSKVTMKYPAVFLMGEHAKGEVLSIAFAGEGQHQDAGAKMVHMAPHTSSTIVSKSVARGGGRTSYRGLVQVNKRAHHSKSTVKCDALLVDNISRSDTYPYVDVREDDVSMGHEATVSKVSEDQLFYLMSRGLNEDEAMAMIVRGFVEPIARELPMEYALELNRLIELQMEGAVG, encoded by the coding sequence ATGACTGCCGCTGCCGAGCAGCGCACCACCACAGCCCCGCTCAGCCAGGAGGAGACCCTGGCGAGCATCGGCAACTACGAGTTCGGCTGGTCCGACTCGGACGCCGCAGGCGCGAGCGCTCGCCGAGGTCTGAACGAGGACGTCGTCCGCGACATCTCCGGCAAGAAGAACGAGCCCGAGTGGATGCTCGACTTCCGCCTCAAGGCGCTGCGCCTGTTCGACCGCAAGCCGATGCCCACGTGGGGCTCCGACCTGTCGGGCATCGACTTCGACAACATCAAGTACTTCGTCCGGTCGACCGAGAAGCAGGCCGCGACCTGGGAAGACCTGCCCGACGAGATCAAGAACACCTACGACCGCCTGGGCATCCCGGAGGCCGAGAAGCAGCGCCTCGTCTCCGGTGTCGCCGCCCAGTACGAGTCCGAGGTCGTCTACCACAAGATCCGCGAGGACCTGGAGGAGCAGGGTGTCGTCTTCCTCGACACCGACACCGCCCTCAGGGAGCACCCGGAGCTGTTCAAGGAGTACTTCGGCTCCGTCATCCCCTCGGGTGACAACAAGTTCTCGGCGCTGAACTCCGCGGTGTGGTCGGGCGGCTCGTTCATCTACGTGCCGAAGGGTGTCCACGTCGACATCCCGCTCCAGGCCTACTTCCGGATCAACACCGAGAACATGGGCCAGTTCGAGCGCACCCTGATCATCGTCGACGAGGGCGCCTACGTGCACTACGTCGAGGGCTGCACCGCGCCGATCTACTCGTCGGACTCGCTGCACTCCGCCGTCGTCGAGATCATCGTCAAGAAGGGTGGTCGCTGCCGCTACACGACCATCCAGAACTGGTCGAACAACGTCTACAACCTGGTCACCAAGCGCGCCAAGGCCGAAGAGGGCGCGACCATGGAGTGGATCGACGGCAACATCGGCTCCAAGGTCACCATGAAGTACCCGGCCGTGTTCCTCATGGGCGAGCACGCCAAGGGCGAGGTCCTCTCGATCGCGTTCGCGGGCGAGGGCCAGCACCAGGACGCCGGCGCGAAGATGGTCCACATGGCGCCGCACACGTCGTCCACGATCGTGTCGAAGTCGGTGGCGCGCGGCGGCGGCCGCACCTCCTACCGCGGCCTCGTGCAGGTCAACAAGCGGGCGCACCACTCGAAGTCCACGGTCAAGTGCGACGCGCTGCTGGTGGACAACATCAGCCGCTCCGACACCTACCCCTACGTCGACGTCCGCGAGGACGACGTGTCGATGGGCCACGAGGCCACGGTCTCGAAGGTGTCCGAGGACCAGCTGTTCTACCTGATGTCCCGCGGTCTCAACGAGGACGAGGCCATGGCCATGATCGTGCGCGGGTTCGTCGAGCCCATCGCGCGCGAGCTGCCCATGGAGTACGCGCTGGAGCTGAACCGCCTGATCGAGCTGCAGATGGAAGGGGCCGTCGGCTGA